The following is a genomic window from Chryseobacterium sp. StRB126.
TCACATTGCCGATGTATCCCATTATGTCGTTCCGGGAACAATACTTGATGATGAAGCATATAAGAGAGCAACGTCGGTGTATTTGGTAGACAGAGTAGTTCCGATGCTGCCGGAAGTGTTGAGTAATGATGTATGTTCTCTTCGCCCACATGAAGATAAATATACTTTCTCTGCAGTTTTTGAACTGAACGATCAGGCAGAAATTCAAAAGCAATGGTTTGGAAGAACGGTGATTCATTCAGACAGAAGATTTACCTATGAAGAAGCTCAGGAACGTATTGAAACTGGCCAAGGAGATTTGGCTGAGGAAATCAATGTACTTGACAGATTGGCTAAGATCATGCGTAATGAACGTATCAGAAATGGAGCTATTACTTTTGACAGAAGTGAAGTAAGATTCAATTTAGATGAAAATAATGAGCCGATTGGAGTGTATTTTAAAATCAGTAAAGATTCCAATCACCTGATCGAAGAATTCATGCTTTTGGCCAATAAAAAAGTATCAGAGTTTGTATCGCTAAATAAGAAAGGAGATATTACTCAAAATACATTTATTTACAGGGTTCACGATGATCCGGATCCTGCAAAGCTGGAATCATTAAGAGACTTTGTGTCTACTTTCGGATACAAGATGAACCTTGCCAATACCAAAAAGGTTGCTGAATCTTTGAATAAGCTTCTTCATGATGTAAAAGGAAAAGGAGAAGAAAATATGATAGAAACCCTTGCTATGAGAAGCATGAGTAAGGCGGTATATTCTACAGAGCCTATCGGACATTACGGACTTGGGTTTGATTATTATAGTCACTTCACCTCTCCTATCCGTCGTTATCCGGATTTGCTTGCCCACCGTCTTCTTCAACATTATCTGGACGGAGGAAAATCTCCAAACAGACCGGAATTAGAAGAAAAAGCAAAACACTGCAGCTCTATGGAAAGATTGGCTGCTGATGCAGAAAGAGATTCCATCAAGTTCATGCAGGTAAAATTTATGGAAAAACATCTTGGTGAAACGTTCACAGGAGTTATTTCCGGAGTGGCAGAATTTGGATTCTGGGTAGAAATTCCTGAAAACGGAGCTGAAGGTCTTATTAAGTTAAGAGATTTGGTGGACGATTCTTATATGTATGATGCGAAAACACATGCCGTATACGGAGTTAGACACGGAAATAAATACCAGTTAGGAGATCAGGTTCAGATTAAAGTTGTAAAAGCAAATCTGATCCAAAAACAATTGGATTTTAAGATTGTTGAGTAATATCAGGAATCCAAAATAAAACAATAATAAGAGGTTGTTCCAACTCAGGAATAGCCTCTTTGTTTTTTTGAAAAGGTAAAAAATGATGCTTT
Proteins encoded in this region:
- the rnr gene encoding ribonuclease R, encoding MPKKRKYISHKNDLKLMEIGRLILRFMNANASKIYNYKQIADGIDYKNPRQRELVIQALHKLQGSEKIKEVERGKYIVNLKIAGTLTGIIDFNQSGNAYVKVEGLEDDVFVHAKNVKDALQGDKVLIITYHYKGKKLEGSVLEVLERNRTEFVGTFQKVAHKDFGFVVCDKRSINTDIFIPKTKFNNAGDGDKVIVKMTEWRPGDKNPEGEITQVLGAPGEHETEIHSILAEYGLPYEFPPEVEQDADKIDRSITDEEVAKRWDMRNICTFTIDPKDAKDFDDALSIRKLENGHWEIGVHIADVSHYVVPGTILDDEAYKRATSVYLVDRVVPMLPEVLSNDVCSLRPHEDKYTFSAVFELNDQAEIQKQWFGRTVIHSDRRFTYEEAQERIETGQGDLAEEINVLDRLAKIMRNERIRNGAITFDRSEVRFNLDENNEPIGVYFKISKDSNHLIEEFMLLANKKVSEFVSLNKKGDITQNTFIYRVHDDPDPAKLESLRDFVSTFGYKMNLANTKKVAESLNKLLHDVKGKGEENMIETLAMRSMSKAVYSTEPIGHYGLGFDYYSHFTSPIRRYPDLLAHRLLQHYLDGGKSPNRPELEEKAKHCSSMERLAADAERDSIKFMQVKFMEKHLGETFTGVISGVAEFGFWVEIPENGAEGLIKLRDLVDDSYMYDAKTHAVYGVRHGNKYQLGDQVQIKVVKANLIQKQLDFKIVE